The Fusobacterium pseudoperiodonticum DNA window GTTATAAGTTTCCCCGTGCCTGCAGCAAAACTGGGCGGATCTAAAGCAATGCTAATAGCAAGTAGTGTAGGAGGTAGCTTAAAAGATTCTGAAAAGAATAATACAAAAGTAAAAAATGATATTGACAACTATAAAGGAGCTGAAAAACAAGCTACTGCAACTAAAACTAAAAAGGATTTAGCAAGAGAACAAAAAGCAAATGAATTGATACAAAATGGTAAAACAAAAGAGGCTGAAAAATTAAAGGAAATGATATGGAAAACGAATTCCAAAAAATTAGATGATGAGTTATTGAAAGCAGGAGTAGTAAAACCTGACTATAAATGTGCAGCCCATCATATAGTAACTGATAAAATGGAAGATGTTGTAGAGATATTTAAAGAATATAATATAGATATAAATTCAGCAGCAAATGGTGTTTATTTACCATCAAGAGGTGCAAAATTATCAGAGGTAGGTAAAGAAGCTATACATATTGGTGCTACTAGTGATGAATATAGACGGAATTTAACTAAGAGAATTGTAGATTTTGTAGAAGAATTAGATAAAACGAATCTTAGTAAAGGGGCTAAAAAAAATAAAATTTTAGAAAAAATAAATGAAGTAAGAAATGAGTTATTAACAGGAAAATTAAAAATAAATGATGCAAAATTAAAAAACTAGGGAGGATATAATATGAAAATATATGAATTTGAAAATCTTCTAGACAATGGAATAACAACTTTTGAATTTGAAATTACAAAAGATGTAAATTATTTTTTTGATAAAAAAGAAATAGAAGATTTAATAAAAAGAATAAAGCGTGATGAAGAAATAGCAAATAGATATTTAACAGGAGATTTGAAAATAGAAAGATTTGAAATTTTAAAAATGTATAGGTTAAAATACGGAACATATGAAGGATTAGAAAAATATATTAAACTTAAAACGGATGCTAAAAAACTTAAAATATCAGATGTCATGACAGTTTGGAGTATAGGAACAGGAATTTTACTATCAAAAAATGCAAAAGATTATATTGAAAAAAAATATTCAGAGTATTTTAAATATATAGAGGTTTTCTACAAAGATATCCCTCTGTACATAGTAACTGAATTAACAAAATTTGAACTTTCTTCTGTTGAAGATACTTATAAAAATAAAATTTTAGATTTTAAAAAAATAAGTGGAAATAATCCAATTTTTGCAGCAAATTATTGGGTAATAACTAAAGAATCTTCTGGAAGTTTCTATTGTTTAGAAGAATTTAAAGATTATATAGAGGCAAGTGATTTAAAAAACTATATTTTTAATGAAATACAAGATAGTAATACCTTTATTCCAGAACCAGAACCTGAAATAGAAGAAATAGAAGAAAAAGAATATTATGAAAATGGAAACTTAAAGTATGAAGGACTAACTAGATTAGGTCTTAGAGTAAAAGAATGGAAATTTTATTATGAGAATGGAAAACTTCAATTTATAGGAGATTATAAATATGGAGAACAAGATGGATTTTGGAAAATTTATTATGAGAATGGAAATATAAAGAATATAGCTAATTATGATTATGGAAAATTAGTAGGACTTGTAAGAAACTATGAAGAAGATGGCAAATTTTCATCAACTACTTATTATGAAGAAGGCTCTAATTTAACAAAATGGCAATTTTTTTATAAAGATGGTAAAAGTATAAAAAAAGAAGGAATGGCTTATGATATGGGAGAAGAGGCTAAAAAAAGATGGATAGCAACAGGTGAATGGAAATATTATAGTAAAGCAGGTAAACTTCAAAAAATAGAAACTTATGAAAATGGAGAAATAATAAGAGTAGAGAAATTTAAATAAGAGAAACTTCTTACATATAGTGAATGAAAAACTATCAATAGATGAGTATGTAGGTCATAACTTAGAAAATGTAAATAAGTTAAAAACAGCAGGAGCTTCAGTAGGAGTATCAACTTCTGGAATAACAAGTATAAGAAAGATCCAAAGAAAGGAATAGACAAATAAAAATAGAGGTTAAAAATGTCCTTTTAATAAAAAGTTTAGAAAAAAGGGAAAATATAGATAAAAAATTTACAGAAAAAAGTTCACAGTCTTGATGATAATTCAGAGTTGGGAAAATATAATATAAAGGGAGTTATTCATGATTAAAAATTACAATTTTAAAGTTTTACTTATGCTAGTTATATTTTGGATTTATTTTTTCTCTACTATCTTAGCTAATTATTTTCAACATTATGAATATATTTTTTCTGATATAAATAATATTAAGAAATATCAACTGTTTAGTAGTAGAGCAAGTTTTTATGCTTATATTGATTTAGAAGACGATATGTATACAGAAGGAGAACCCTATGATTTTAGAATAAAAGAAGTATACGAAGATAAAAATTATTTTATAGGTTATGATTTTGAGAAGAATTATGAAACTAACGAAATAGAAAAAAGATATTATATAGTTGTTGATAAGAATAAAGCTACTATGAAAACTTATAATGAAGAAGATTTTAAAGTAAAATACAAAAATATTGATGATAGCAAATTTATAAATATTTATACTTTTTTAAAAAGAAAGGGAACTAAAATAGGAAAATACAGATAAGTAGTATGAAAGAGGTATCGATGGAACTTAAAATAACTAAAATAACCATAATTTCTATAATAATAATTTTAATTTTAAATTTTTTGATTATTTTTACAGGTCTAAGATATATAGAATATGCATATATTGGTATTTTTTTACTTTATAATCTATATTTTATAGGAATTGCAGAAGAAAAATATCATAAAAATAGTTATAATAAACTAAAAGAAATTGTAAAAACTAAAACAAACTTTTTTGTAGTAATTAATATTTTAATATTTTTCTATATTTTTAAGGAGCCATATTTCTTTTTATCCAAATATAAAATACTAATTTTATTAGGAAGTATAATTTTAGGATATTCCTCTTTAATATTTTTACAAAAAATAAAGCTAAAATTATCATTAAATTTTTTTAAAGAAATAATAAAAATATTTTTAATTTCGGGGATAATTTATTATTTTCCAATAGTATGTACTAATATTTTTTGGTTATTTGTTGAATATTATTGAAAAAAATTATGAACTACACTTATAGCTTTTAAGGATTAATTTCTGTAAGTAACAGAGGTTAATCCTTTCATTTTTTCATCAAAAATATTGATACATATTAATAAATATGTTATTATATAAGTACTTAAATAAGTAATGCAAGGAGGTAAAACATGTTAGCAATTAATTATACAACTTTGAGAACCAATTTAAAAAGCTATTTTGATAAAGCAGTTGATAACGATGAAGATATTATTATAACAAGAAAAAATGAGAGAAATGTTGTTCTATTAAGTCTTGATAAATATAATGAGTTTTTAAAAGCTATGAGGAATCTTGAATATATGACAAAAATAAGAGAAGGAATAGCTGAATTAGAAGCAGGAAAAGGAGAAATTCATGATTTAATAGAGGTTGATGATGAATAATTTGGTATGGACGCATAAGGCTTGGCAAGATTACTTATATTGGCAAACTCAAGATAAAAAAACTTTGAAAAAGATAAATGAATTAGTCAAAGATATTGAAAGAAATGGAGCTTTAAAAGGAATAGGCAAGCCAGAAGTATTAAAAAATGAAAGTGCATACAGTAGAAGAATTGATGAAAAAAATAGACTGGTTTATAGAATTGTAGATGGCTTTATATGGATAATTGCTTGTAAAGGTCATTATGAGGAATAGGTATTTACTATGGAAATAAAAATAAGAGAAATAGAAGTAGAAGACTATAAAGAGCTTTTGGATTTTATGAAGAAAGTGAAAGGAGAAACCAATTTTTTACGTGGTTATCCTAATGAAATAAAAATGAGTTATGAAGATGAAAAAGAATACATAAAAAAAGTAAAATCTTCTGAAACAAGTAATCATTTTGTAGCAATAAAAGGTAATAAAATAATAGGTTGTACTAGTTTTAATGGAAATACAGCAAGAAAAATGAAGCACTATGGAACTATTGGAATTTCTGTTTTAAAAGAATATTGGGGTAGAGGAATAGCAACAACATTATTAGAAAAATTAATAAGTTGGTCTAAGGAAAAAGGGATAAAAAAGATTAATTTAGATGTTTTTGAAAATAATGAAAGAGCAATAAAATTATATGAAAAGTTTGGTTTTAAATTAGAGGGTTGTATAGAAGATGGAATTTTTGATGGGGAAAATTATACAAATTTACTGGTGTATGGATTAAAAATATGATAAAAATAGTTAAGGTAGTGTGGTATTCTTGTCTAGATTTAAATTAAGAAACATGAGAGAAGATGACATTGAGATTATTTACAAAAATTTACATTTAGATTTTGTAAATAAATACTTTAAAAATAATAAAGAAAAGAAAAAGATACATGATAATCATAGTGAATGGTATAAAACTCATATATCTTCTTTTGATTACTTAATTTATATTTTTGAAGATGAAAAAGCTAATTTTGTGGCAATGACAAGTTATGAAATTTTAGAAGATACAGCTAAAATAAATATCTATTTGAATAAAGACTATAGAAATAAAGGATACTCACAAGAAATATTATCTGAAAGCATAGATAAATTTTTAAATGATAATAAAAATATAAAAACTTTAAAGGCATGTATATTAGAAGAAAATCTTGCTTCAAAAAAAATTTTTGAAAATTTATCTTTTATATATGATAAAAAAGAAATTTGTAGAGATGAACTAGAATACCTAATATATAGAAAAATAGTTCGTTACTAAGTAGATTTTAGGAAATTTTCTTTGAGCAATTTTAATAAATCTTAGTTATATATAGAGATTACTTGCCAGCCTATAATGTTTCTAGAGCTCCACAAAGGCTCTTTCAACATTATAGGACGTCGCAGTAATCTTATTAAAACCACAAGTTGTTACTGACTCAAAGAAAATTTCTAATGATTAATTGTAATGTAACTCACTTATTTTTATATATTTGTAGAAAAAAGGATAGGATATGATACAATGACAAAAAAAGAAAAGGTAAAAAAGATATTGGAGGAACTCCATAAAAAATTTGGTGAGCCTAAGTGTGCATTAAATTTTGAAACTCCTTTTGAACTTTTGGTGGCGGTTATACTTTCTGCTCAATGTACAGATAAGAGAGTAAACATTGTTACAGAAGAAATGTTCAAAGAAGTAAACACTCCTGAGCAATTTGCCAATATGGAAATAGAAGAAATTGAAAACTATATAAAGAGTACAGGATTTTTTAGAAATAAAGCTAAGAATATAAAAAAATGTAGTCAACAGTTATTAGAAAAATACAATGGAGAAATCCCACAAGATATGGATAAACTTACAGAACTTGCTGGAGTTGGAAGAAAAACAGCCAATGTTGTCAGAGGTGAAGTTTGGGGACTTGCAGATGGAATAACTGTAGATACTCATGTAAAAAGAATTACAAATCTAATAGGTTTAGTTAAAAGTGAAGATCCTATTAAAATAGAACAAGAGCTTATGAAAATTGTTCCTAAAAAATCTTGGATAGTATTTTCTCACTATTTAATTTTACATGGAAGAGCAACTTGTATTGCAAGAAGACCACAGTGTAAAAATTGTGAAATTTCTGACTGTTGCAACTATGGTAAAATAAAATTATTGAAAAAGAACTAAAAAAGTATAATTTATTCTTGACAAAGAAGATAAAGAATGTTATAACATATATAGAGATACAATTAGGGAGATGAGAGTAATGAAAGTTTATTTAGATAACAATGCAACTACAAAGGTTGATGAAGAAGTAGTAAAGGCTATGGTGCCATATTTTTCAGACTATTATGGAAATCCATTCAGTCTACATTTATTTGGAAATGAAACAGGGCTTGCAGTAACAGAAGCAAGACAAACTATTGCTGATATTCTAAAAGCAAAACCTAGTGAAATAATATTCACAGCTTCAGGAAGTGAAGGCGATAACCTAGCAATAAGAGGAATAGCTAAAGCATATAAACACAGAGGAAAACATATTATAACATCTACAATAGAACACCCAGCAGTAAGGAACACTTTCATAGATTTAATGGAGGATGGTTTTGAAGTTACTATGGTGCCTGTTGATGAAAATGGTGTTATGATCTTAGATGAATTCAAAAAAGCATTGAGAGAAGATACTATTCTTGTTAGTGTAATGCATGCAAATAACGAAGTTGGGTCATTCCAACCAGTTGAAGAAATTGGAAAAATTACAAGAGAAAGAAAAATAATATTCCATGTTGATGCAGTTCAAACAATGGGAAAAGTTGAAATATATCCTGAAAAAATGGGAATAGATTTATTATCATTTTCAGGGCACAAATTCCATGCACCAAAGGGAATAGGAGTTCTATATAAGAGAGATGGTATTCGTTTTGCTAAAGTTATCACAGGTGGTAACCAAGAAGGAAAAAGAAGACCAGGAACATCAAATGTACCATATATAGTTGGATTAGCTAAAGCATTAAAAATAGCTACTGAAAACATGAAAGAAGAATGGGTAAGAGAAGAAACTTTAAGAGATTATTTTGAAGATGAAGTTTCGAAAAGAATACCTGAAATTAAAATAAATGGAAAAGGTGCAAGAAGATTACCAGGAACATCAAGCATTACTTTTAAATACTTAGAAGGAGAATCAATGCTTTTAAATCTAAGTTTAAAAGGAATAGCAGTAAGTTCAGGTTCAGCTTGTTCATCTGACAGTTTACAACCTTCTCATGTATTACTAGCTATGGGAGTACCTGCTGAATATGCACATGGAACTTTAAGATTTTCTTTAAGTAAATACACTACTAAAGAAGAAATAGATTATACTATTGAAGCTTTAGTTGAAATAATAGGTAAATTAAGAGAGTTATCTCCATTATGGAAAACTTTCAAAGATAATAAGTTAACTGATACAGCAAGTTTTTAATAAGAATTAAATTGAAATTAGACTAAGGAAAATTATATAATTGTTTTAAATGATTAAAGGAGATGAAATCAAATGCAATATACAGAAAAAGTTATGCAACACTTTATGAATCCTCACAATGTAGGTGTAATAGAAAATCCAGATGGATATGGAAAAGTTGGAAATCCATCTTGTGGAGATATAATGGAAATTTTTATAAAAGTTGATAATAATATTTTAACAGATGTTAAATTTAGAACTTTCGGTTGTGCTTCAGCTATAGCAAGTTCTTCAATTTCAACAGAAATGATCATAGGAAAAACTGTTGATGAAGCATTACAAGTAACAAATAAAGCAGTTGTTGATGCTTTAGGTGGATTACCTGCAGTTAAAATGCACTGTTCTGTTCTAGCAGAAGAAGCTATTAAAATGGCAATAGAAGATTATATCTCAAAAAGAGATGGAAAAAAAGCTGAATAAATTTAAAAGAAGCTATTAAATATAGAAAAATAAGGTTGCAAATAAAAGCAATCTTATTTTTTTACTTCTAATAAAACATAAGAAATAATAATAAATTATAAGATATGATAATTCTTGTGCTATAATATAAAAGTATTATATAAATTATTAGGAGTAAAAAATATGTTTAAAAGATTTAAAAATTTGTTTTTAGTTATGGCAATTTTGGGACTTATATTTACAACTTCATATTCTGGTCCAGTTAAGGAGATTCAGTCAATAGAAGAGTATTCAGCTCAAGTTTTAGGAGATGAAGAAGAAGATGCTGAGGATACAAGTCAAACAATAGTAATGCCCAAGGTTAAAAAGGTAGAAAAGAAAGAAGATGTAAAAAAAGAAGTCGAAGTAAAAAAAGAAGAAATCAAGGAAGAAGTAAAGAAAGAAACAAAAAAAGAGGCTGTTAAGGAAGAGCCTAAAAAGAAAGAAGAAGTAAAAAAAGAGCCTGAAGTTAAGGCTGTTAAAGAAGAAGTAAAGAAACCTGAGAAAATAGAAATTAAAGAAGTTAAAAAAGTAGAAGAAGAAAAGAAAACAGAACCTAAAAATTTAGCTCTTGAAGAACCAGAAAATCCAGAAAAAGATAAACAAAAATATGAAATGATCACATATTATTCAAAAGATGGAGTTGAATGGGTACTTCCAGATAACTTTAGGGCAGTTTTAGTTGGAGATTTAAATGGAAATGTAATATTCTCAAAGAATGCTGACACTATGTATCCACTTGCATCAGTGACAAAAGTAATGTCACTATTGGTTACTTTTGATGAAATCAATGCAGGAAATATCAGTTTAAATGATAGTGTAAGAATAAGTAAAACTCCTTTAAAATATGGAGGTAGTGGTATAGCTTTAAAAGAAGGACAAATCTTCGTATTGGAAGACTTAATAAAGGCTTCAGCAGTTTATTCAGCAAACAACGCAACTTATGCGATAGCTGAATATGTAGGTGAAGGAAGTATATTCAATTTTGTGGCTAAGATGAATAAAAAGTTAAAACAACTTGGTCTACAAAATGATATTAAATATCATACACCTGCTGGTTTACCAACAAGAAATACTAAGATGCCTATGGACGAAGGAACTCCAAGAGGAATCTATAAACTATCTATAGAAGCATTAAAATATCATAAATATATTGAAATAGCTGGAATAAAAAATACAAAGATATACAATGGTAAGATTTCTATAAGAAACAGAAACCATTTAATAGGTGAAGATGGAGTTTATGGAATAAAAACTGGATTCCATAAGGAAGCGAAATATAATATAACAGTAGCAGTTAAGTTTGAAGGTATAGATTTAATTATAGTTGTTATGGGTGGAGAAACATATAAAACTAGAGATGATTTAGTAAGAACTATAATAGCTAATTTAAAAGAAAATTATACAGTAAGAAATGGTCAATTAATAAGAAAATAAAGATAGTTGAAAGGAGTTTGTATGAGAGAAAAATTTAGAGAATTGGTAAAAAGAAAAAATAGAATACATGCTAACTTAGAGCTTATTCAATGGGATTTAGAAACAAAGACTCCATTAAAGTCTAGACCTTATTTATCTGAATTGGTTGGAGAATTAAGTATGCAAGACTATGCTCTATCTACTTCAGATGAATTTGTAAATTTAGTGGAAGAATTAAATAAGCAAAAAGAAACTTTAACAGAAATAGAAAAAAGAGAAATAGAATTATCTATGGAAGAAATTGAAAAGAAAAAGAAAATTCCTGCTGATGAATATGAAGATTATGCAAGATTAACAAGCTATAATCAAACAGTTTGGGAAGAAGCTAAGGCTAAAAAAGATTTTTCAATAGTAAAAGAAGGATTAAAAAAGATATTCGATTACAATAAAAAATTTGCTACATACAGAAGAAAAGATGAAAAAACTCTTTATGATGTCTTACTAAATGATTATGAAAAAGGTATGGATACTGAAAGATTAGATGTATTTTTCAGTGAATTAAAGAAGGAAATAGTTCCTTTCTTAAAGAAAATCCAAGAAAAGAAAAAGACTATAAAAGAAGTAGATAAAATAAGTGTTCCTGTTGATGAAGATGTGCAACTTAAATTTGCAAAATTTTTATCAAGTTATGTAGGTTTTGATTTTGAAAAAGGTCTTGTTGAAACAAGTGAACACCCATTTACTTTAAACTTAAATAAAAATGATGTGAGACTTACAACAAAAAATAAAAAAGATAGTCCTATGTCTACTGTATTTTCAATAATCCATGAATCAGGACATGGTATCTATGAACAACAAACAGGAGATGAATTAATAGATACTTTACTTGGTACAGGTGGAAGTATGGGACTTCATGAATCTCAATCAAGATTTATGGAAAACATAGTTGGAGAAAATAAAGCTTTCTGGAAACCTTTATATAGTAAGGCAGGGGAATTTTATCCTTTCTTAAAAGATTTAGAATTTGAAGAATTCTATAAACAAATAAATAGAATTGAACCTGGACTTATAAGAGTTGAAGCAGATGAGTTAACATATTCTTTACATATTATGTTGAGATATGAAATAGAAAAAATGTTAATAAATGGTGAAGTTAATATAGACGATTTACCAAAGATTTGGAATGAAAAAGTGAAGGAATATTTAGGCTTAGAGCCTAAAAATGATTCTGAAGGACTTATGCAAGATATACACTGGTATTGTGGATTAATTGGATATTTCCCTTCTTATGCAATAGGAAATGCCTATGCTTCACAAATATATAATGCTATGAAAAAAGATTTTGATGTAGAAAAAGCTCTAGAAAATCAAGATTTGAAAAAGATAACTGATTGGTTAGGAGAAAAAATTCATAAATATGGTCTGTTAAAAGATACTCCTACTATTATAAAAGAAGTTACAGGGGAAGAATTAAATCCTAAATACTATATTGAGTACTTAAAGGAAAAATATAGTAAAATATATGAAATATAAGTTGACATTTGTTTAATTTAAGTGTATTATTATAGCAACCAAAAAAAGAAATTGTTTTAAAATAGAAAAAGTAAGATTATAAGGAGGAAAAAAATGGGAATATTAGATGATGTAACAGGAAAATTAGGGGAATTAAAAGATACAGTTGTAGATGAAGCTAAAAAAGCAAAAGATGAAGCAGTTGCAAAAGCTGAAGAATTAAAAGATAAGGCTGTAAATAAAGCAAATGAATTAAAAGAAAATGCTGAAAATAAAGCAGCAGAATTAAAAGATAAAGCCGAAGAAAAAGCAAAAGAACTAAAAGAAGGTGCTGAAGGGAAAGCAACTGAATTAAAAGATAAAGTTGTTGGTGGAGCAGACGATCTTTTAAACAAATTTAAAAAATAATAGTTAATAAGGGGGGTATTTTTATAATACCCCCATAATTTATATAAAAAAATGGAGGAAATAAGAAATGAAAAAATTAGTGTTAGTAGTAGGTTTAATTTTAGGTTTAAGTGCAATGGCAGAAGATGCTAGTGTAGCTTCTAAAATAGAAAGTGCAAAAAAAGGTGTAGCTAATACATTAAAGAAAGCTGAAGAAAAAGCTGGAGAAATAAAAAATAAAGTTGAAGAAAAAGTAGAAAACATAAAAGCAGATGCTAAGAAAGATGCAA harbors:
- a CDS encoding toxin-antitoxin system YwqK family antitoxin — encoded protein: MKIYEFENLLDNGITTFEFEITKDVNYFFDKKEIEDLIKRIKRDEEIANRYLTGDLKIERFEILKMYRLKYGTYEGLEKYIKLKTDAKKLKISDVMTVWSIGTGILLSKNAKDYIEKKYSEYFKYIEVFYKDIPLYIVTELTKFELSSVEDTYKNKILDFKKISGNNPIFAANYWVITKESSGSFYCLEEFKDYIEASDLKNYIFNEIQDSNTFIPEPEPEIEEIEEKEYYENGNLKYEGLTRLGLRVKEWKFYYENGKLQFIGDYKYGEQDGFWKIYYENGNIKNIANYDYGKLVGLVRNYEEDGKFSSTTYYEEGSNLTKWQFFYKDGKSIKKEGMAYDMGEEAKKRWIATGEWKYYSKAGKLQKIETYENGEIIRVEKFK
- a CDS encoding type II toxin-antitoxin system Phd/YefM family antitoxin; this translates as MLAINYTTLRTNLKSYFDKAVDNDEDIIITRKNERNVVLLSLDKYNEFLKAMRNLEYMTKIREGIAELEAGKGEIHDLIEVDDE
- a CDS encoding Txe/YoeB family addiction module toxin; this translates as MNNLVWTHKAWQDYLYWQTQDKKTLKKINELVKDIERNGALKGIGKPEVLKNESAYSRRIDEKNRLVYRIVDGFIWIIACKGHYEE
- a CDS encoding GNAT family N-acetyltransferase, with protein sequence MEIKIREIEVEDYKELLDFMKKVKGETNFLRGYPNEIKMSYEDEKEYIKKVKSSETSNHFVAIKGNKIIGCTSFNGNTARKMKHYGTIGISVLKEYWGRGIATTLLEKLISWSKEKGIKKINLDVFENNERAIKLYEKFGFKLEGCIEDGIFDGENYTNLLVYGLKI
- a CDS encoding GNAT family N-acetyltransferase; the encoded protein is MSRFKLRNMREDDIEIIYKNLHLDFVNKYFKNNKEKKKIHDNHSEWYKTHISSFDYLIYIFEDEKANFVAMTSYEILEDTAKINIYLNKDYRNKGYSQEILSESIDKFLNDNKNIKTLKACILEENLASKKIFENLSFIYDKKEICRDELEYLIYRKIVRY
- the nth gene encoding endonuclease III, whose translation is MTKKEKVKKILEELHKKFGEPKCALNFETPFELLVAVILSAQCTDKRVNIVTEEMFKEVNTPEQFANMEIEEIENYIKSTGFFRNKAKNIKKCSQQLLEKYNGEIPQDMDKLTELAGVGRKTANVVRGEVWGLADGITVDTHVKRITNLIGLVKSEDPIKIEQELMKIVPKKSWIVFSHYLILHGRATCIARRPQCKNCEISDCCNYGKIKLLKKN
- the nifS gene encoding cysteine desulfurase NifS, which codes for MKVYLDNNATTKVDEEVVKAMVPYFSDYYGNPFSLHLFGNETGLAVTEARQTIADILKAKPSEIIFTASGSEGDNLAIRGIAKAYKHRGKHIITSTIEHPAVRNTFIDLMEDGFEVTMVPVDENGVMILDEFKKALREDTILVSVMHANNEVGSFQPVEEIGKITRERKIIFHVDAVQTMGKVEIYPEKMGIDLLSFSGHKFHAPKGIGVLYKRDGIRFAKVITGGNQEGKRRPGTSNVPYIVGLAKALKIATENMKEEWVREETLRDYFEDEVSKRIPEIKINGKGARRLPGTSSITFKYLEGESMLLNLSLKGIAVSSGSACSSDSLQPSHVLLAMGVPAEYAHGTLRFSLSKYTTKEEIDYTIEALVEIIGKLRELSPLWKTFKDNKLTDTASF
- the nifU gene encoding Fe-S cluster assembly scaffold protein NifU — protein: MQYTEKVMQHFMNPHNVGVIENPDGYGKVGNPSCGDIMEIFIKVDNNILTDVKFRTFGCASAIASSSISTEMIIGKTVDEALQVTNKAVVDALGGLPAVKMHCSVLAEEAIKMAIEDYISKRDGKKAE
- a CDS encoding D-alanyl-D-alanine carboxypeptidase family protein: MFKRFKNLFLVMAILGLIFTTSYSGPVKEIQSIEEYSAQVLGDEEEDAEDTSQTIVMPKVKKVEKKEDVKKEVEVKKEEIKEEVKKETKKEAVKEEPKKKEEVKKEPEVKAVKEEVKKPEKIEIKEVKKVEEEKKTEPKNLALEEPENPEKDKQKYEMITYYSKDGVEWVLPDNFRAVLVGDLNGNVIFSKNADTMYPLASVTKVMSLLVTFDEINAGNISLNDSVRISKTPLKYGGSGIALKEGQIFVLEDLIKASAVYSANNATYAIAEYVGEGSIFNFVAKMNKKLKQLGLQNDIKYHTPAGLPTRNTKMPMDEGTPRGIYKLSIEALKYHKYIEIAGIKNTKIYNGKISIRNRNHLIGEDGVYGIKTGFHKEAKYNITVAVKFEGIDLIIVVMGGETYKTRDDLVRTIIANLKENYTVRNGQLIRK
- a CDS encoding carboxypeptidase M32, which produces MREKFRELVKRKNRIHANLELIQWDLETKTPLKSRPYLSELVGELSMQDYALSTSDEFVNLVEELNKQKETLTEIEKREIELSMEEIEKKKKIPADEYEDYARLTSYNQTVWEEAKAKKDFSIVKEGLKKIFDYNKKFATYRRKDEKTLYDVLLNDYEKGMDTERLDVFFSELKKEIVPFLKKIQEKKKTIKEVDKISVPVDEDVQLKFAKFLSSYVGFDFEKGLVETSEHPFTLNLNKNDVRLTTKNKKDSPMSTVFSIIHESGHGIYEQQTGDELIDTLLGTGGSMGLHESQSRFMENIVGENKAFWKPLYSKAGEFYPFLKDLEFEEFYKQINRIEPGLIRVEADELTYSLHIMLRYEIEKMLINGEVNIDDLPKIWNEKVKEYLGLEPKNDSEGLMQDIHWYCGLIGYFPSYAIGNAYASQIYNAMKKDFDVEKALENQDLKKITDWLGEKIHKYGLLKDTPTIIKEVTGEELNPKYYIEYLKEKYSKIYEI